The Marinilongibacter aquaticus genome has a window encoding:
- the hisIE gene encoding bifunctional phosphoribosyl-AMP cyclohydrolase/phosphoribosyl-ATP diphosphatase HisIE, producing MNRKPDFSKDAQGLLPAVIQDIWTNKVLMLGYMNEEAFEKTREEKKVTFFSRSKNRLWTKGEESGNFLHLIDIKIDCDSDAILIKAKPEGPTCHTGDDTCWEETNTGKVGFLDYLKHTIRDRKEHPSEKSYTSSLFARGINKVAQKVGEEAVELVIEAKDDNKDLFLGEAADLMFHYITLLEAKNIDLDEVIDVLIKRHK from the coding sequence ATGAATAGAAAGCCAGACTTTTCAAAAGATGCCCAGGGTTTGTTACCCGCTGTAATTCAAGATATTTGGACAAACAAAGTCTTGATGTTGGGTTACATGAATGAAGAAGCCTTTGAAAAAACACGCGAAGAAAAAAAAGTTACTTTTTTTTCAAGAAGTAAGAATAGGCTTTGGACAAAAGGCGAAGAATCGGGAAATTTCCTGCACCTGATCGACATAAAAATAGATTGCGATTCGGATGCCATTTTGATCAAGGCAAAACCCGAAGGCCCTACTTGTCATACAGGAGACGATACGTGCTGGGAAGAAACGAATACGGGAAAGGTTGGTTTTTTAGATTATCTGAAACATACCATCCGTGATCGAAAGGAGCACCCTTCGGAGAAATCGTATACGAGCAGCCTGTTTGCCAGGGGAATCAATAAGGTGGCACAAAAAGTGGGCGAGGAAGCAGTGGAGTTGGTGATCGAGGCGAAAGACGACAACAAAGATTTGTTTTTGGGCGAAGCGGCCGATTTGATGTTTCACTACATTACACTGCTAGAAGCCAAAAACATTGATTTAGACGAAGTAATTGATGTATTGATAAAACGGCATAAATAA
- a CDS encoding phage holin family protein, translating to MNYLIRLFLVGVVVYLSPRIFSEIHVDSLFTAVVVAFVMSLLNTFVKPVLLILSLPITILTLGIFYFVITVGIVYLCDNLVSGFAVQGFLQPLLFSFVLSIVNSWVASYQNEEPR from the coding sequence ATGAATTACCTAATCCGATTGTTCTTGGTGGGGGTTGTGGTGTACCTCAGTCCCAGAATATTTTCTGAAATACATGTAGATAGCCTTTTTACCGCTGTGGTGGTGGCTTTTGTCATGAGCTTGCTCAACACCTTTGTGAAGCCCGTGCTGCTGATTCTGTCCTTGCCCATTACTATTCTTACATTGGGTATTTTCTATTTCGTCATCACGGTCGGAATCGTCTACCTCTGCGATAACTTGGTTTCTGGCTTCGCGGTACAGGGTTTCTTGCAGCCCTTGTTGTTTAGTTTTGTTCTTTCCATTGTAAATAGCTGGGTAGCCTCTTATCAGAATGAAGAACCTAGGTAA
- a CDS encoding cellulose synthase family protein, producing the protein MDLALLIAYLIPLSLIFLYCCLQLSLIFSHFRYKPLDNTSEKLEPLPFVTIQLPIYNEKYVVERLLEAVSQIEYPKDQLEIQVLDDSNDETTAILKNKIEALQKKGLNIQLIRRPNREGFKAGALQYGLDTAKGKFIAIFDADFVPDKAFLKKTIPLFSKPEVGVVQTRWEHLNEKYSLLTRLQAFGLDAHFFIEQTGRSAAGHLINFNGTAGVWRKETILDAGAWSADTLTEDLDLSYRAQLQGWKFLYLRDLESPAELPVTLSAIKSQQYRWMKGGAECFVKNASKVLKNKKLNWSSKLHGLYHLLNSSIFISVFVLALASVPLSLNTRIFSDYHRLVNYTTLFQVNWLILGAFYWYAFRRKNPSFFVFIPRFLTFLTFMLGLSLHNTVAVIEGLIGRKSPFVRTPKFNVIDRKDSWTNNIYSIRKISWMTWAELALSLLFFSMLFVDYRNKLYGMLPFHFMVFAGFCLISGYTLAHHFRSR; encoded by the coding sequence ATGGACCTCGCCCTACTTATAGCGTACTTAATCCCACTGAGCCTTATTTTCTTGTATTGCTGCCTGCAGCTCAGCCTGATTTTCTCGCATTTCAGATATAAACCTCTTGACAATACAAGCGAAAAACTTGAACCACTGCCTTTCGTTACCATCCAATTGCCCATTTACAACGAAAAGTATGTGGTGGAAAGGTTGCTTGAAGCTGTATCTCAAATTGAATACCCCAAAGATCAACTTGAAATTCAGGTTCTCGACGATTCGAACGATGAAACCACGGCAATCCTGAAAAACAAAATTGAGGCACTCCAGAAAAAGGGCTTGAATATTCAGTTGATTCGTAGGCCCAATCGTGAAGGTTTCAAAGCAGGTGCTCTACAATACGGCCTCGACACGGCCAAAGGTAAGTTTATTGCCATTTTCGATGCCGATTTTGTACCAGACAAGGCTTTCCTGAAAAAAACCATCCCTCTCTTTTCGAAACCAGAAGTGGGCGTTGTGCAAACCCGTTGGGAACATTTGAACGAAAAATATTCATTACTCACCCGACTCCAGGCTTTCGGGCTCGATGCTCATTTTTTTATTGAACAAACAGGCCGATCAGCGGCGGGCCATTTGATCAATTTCAATGGCACAGCGGGCGTTTGGCGAAAAGAAACCATTCTCGATGCCGGAGCTTGGTCGGCCGACACACTGACAGAAGACTTGGACCTAAGCTATCGAGCACAATTGCAAGGATGGAAATTTTTATACCTCCGCGATTTAGAATCTCCTGCGGAGTTGCCCGTCACTTTATCGGCCATAAAATCGCAACAATACCGCTGGATGAAGGGCGGAGCTGAATGTTTCGTGAAAAATGCCTCGAAAGTCCTCAAAAACAAAAAACTGAATTGGAGCAGCAAGCTTCACGGCTTGTATCATTTACTCAACAGCTCGATATTTATCAGTGTATTCGTACTGGCCCTTGCCAGCGTGCCCTTGTCACTCAATACACGTATCTTCTCCGACTACCACCGCTTGGTCAATTACACCACCCTTTTTCAGGTCAATTGGCTTATTCTTGGGGCCTTTTATTGGTATGCCTTTCGGCGAAAGAACCCCTCATTTTTCGTGTTCATTCCGCGATTTCTCACCTTTCTCACCTTTATGCTCGGGCTTTCGCTTCACAATACAGTGGCGGTGATCGAGGGCCTAATTGGGCGAAAGAGCCCTTTTGTCCGCACCCCAAAATTCAATGTGATCGACAGAAAGGATTCTTGGACGAACAACATCTATTCTATACGCAAAATAAGCTGGATGACTTGGGCAGAACTGGCACTCAGCCTGCTGTTCTTTTCTATGCTATTTGTAGATTACCGCAACAAACTCTACGGTATGTTGCCCTTCCATTTCATGGTTTTTGCAGGCTTCTGCCTGATATCAGGCTATACTTTGGCCCATCATTTTCGCAGCCGATAA
- a CDS encoding glycosyltransferase family 2 protein: MNSTDILQEIPAKTFVIIPAFNEALSIDKVIAEIPKGAAEIVVVNNNSSDRTALVAAENGATVLDEPKQGYGFACLKGLEYIRKKEPDIVVFLDADYSDFPEEMPQLIAPIALGNFDMVIGSRALGERERGSMTPQQIFGNWLATNLIQLFFKVKYTDLGPFRAIRYSSLLQLQMEDQTYGWTVEMQLKAAKYGLNVTEVPVSYKKRIGKSKVSGTIKGTVLAGYKILSWIFKYALK, from the coding sequence TTGAACAGCACAGACATTTTGCAAGAGATTCCAGCAAAAACCTTCGTCATCATTCCCGCCTTCAACGAGGCCCTTTCGATTGATAAGGTAATCGCCGAAATTCCAAAGGGGGCTGCAGAAATTGTGGTCGTGAACAACAATTCGAGCGACCGCACAGCCCTCGTTGCGGCGGAAAACGGGGCAACCGTGCTCGACGAACCCAAACAGGGTTATGGATTCGCCTGCTTGAAAGGCCTTGAATACATTCGCAAGAAAGAGCCCGATATTGTTGTTTTTCTCGATGCCGACTACTCCGACTTTCCCGAAGAAATGCCGCAACTCATTGCTCCTATCGCCTTAGGAAATTTCGATATGGTAATCGGAAGCCGGGCTTTGGGCGAAAGGGAAAGAGGATCGATGACCCCGCAACAGATTTTCGGAAACTGGCTGGCCACAAACCTGATCCAGCTTTTTTTCAAGGTAAAATATACCGACCTTGGCCCCTTTCGAGCAATTCGATACAGCAGCCTGCTGCAATTGCAAATGGAAGACCAAACCTACGGCTGGACCGTAGAAATGCAACTGAAAGCTGCCAAATACGGCCTAAACGTAACAGAAGTGCCCGTATCGTACAAAAAACGCATTGGCAAATCGAAAGTATCAGGCACGATAAAAGGCACGGTTTTGGCCGGGTACAAAATCCTTTCATGGATTTTTAAATATGCATTGAAATAA
- a CDS encoding energy transducer TonB yields MNRILAILMLLGLCSSSGFSQKSIKETIQGEWIKDKIELKDGSSIYNEQINQTSYALLFKGDSLLITLDGISSWHSYKIFDSTLTFAGNYYRILRLEKPILQFVQETKEEGAVPLRVTLTYKPVKDLEVKPEVYRANNGEFVYRFLPETIEPKFVGQLVSPMNYIFSKFSFPEYKKGGFVVRFVITKTGQMEGLRIVASSDPKYDNRLVSAVEKTKGSWLPATYLGENVNCEIEYNYDLTGKTDPNQEKEYEKQFLAEENMERAKSYYGRKNYKYAIYYLDKVIEEDAYKIDAYYLRAASYIRSDDTEKACKDYQQLIFLDQKTAQEQYDKYCKDTQN; encoded by the coding sequence ATGAACCGAATACTCGCTATATTGATGCTTTTGGGGCTATGCAGCTCCTCGGGGTTTTCCCAAAAATCAATCAAAGAAACAATTCAAGGTGAATGGATAAAAGACAAAATCGAACTGAAAGACGGAAGTTCCATTTACAATGAGCAAATCAACCAAACCAGCTATGCCCTGCTTTTCAAAGGCGACAGCCTCCTGATCACCCTCGACGGCATATCAAGTTGGCACAGCTACAAAATTTTCGACAGTACGCTTACGTTCGCCGGAAATTACTACCGTATACTGCGTCTGGAGAAACCCATCTTGCAATTTGTGCAGGAAACAAAAGAGGAAGGGGCCGTACCCTTACGCGTAACGCTTACCTATAAACCCGTGAAGGATCTGGAAGTAAAGCCCGAAGTTTACCGAGCCAATAACGGCGAATTTGTGTACCGCTTTTTGCCAGAAACCATCGAGCCGAAATTTGTGGGCCAATTGGTGAGCCCCATGAATTATATTTTTTCGAAATTCAGCTTTCCCGAATACAAAAAGGGCGGCTTTGTGGTGCGTTTTGTCATTACCAAAACCGGACAAATGGAAGGTCTACGAATAGTCGCCAGCTCAGATCCGAAATACGACAATCGATTGGTCAGTGCGGTTGAAAAAACAAAAGGCAGTTGGCTGCCTGCCACGTACTTGGGCGAAAACGTAAACTGCGAAATCGAATACAATTACGACCTTACGGGAAAAACCGACCCCAACCAGGAAAAAGAGTACGAGAAACAGTTTCTGGCTGAAGAAAATATGGAGAGGGCCAAATCGTACTACGGTCGTAAAAATTACAAATACGCCATTTATTACCTCGATAAGGTGATTGAAGAGGATGCATACAAAATCGATGCATACTATTTACGGGCGGCATCGTATATCCGTAGCGACGATACCGAAAAGGCCTGCAAAGACTACCAGCAATTGATTTTCTTAGACCAAAAAACGGCACAAGAACAATACGACAAATATTGTAAGGATACGCAAAACTAG
- a CDS encoding DUF2130 domain-containing protein, giving the protein MKTNQTTCPNCGHVFDAGEALQKHMEIELQKRIAEQDKRNKADIDAYKKRLSEEKALFEKEEKKKMWAIAQTEAQKRAEEKNAAELTALKEDNKAKQQLILDAQKKELELLKKENELKFQQEQMQLKLEKQLLEKSKLIEEQAKKQKDEEFELVKKEYEKKLEVQMNLVKEMQRKAEQGSMQLQGEIQELEIEGILQRAFPYDQIEEVKKGIRGADAIQTVINEFGQTCGKIIFESKRTQNWGGDWIDKLKNDQRETGAELAVLVTQTMPKDMQRFGDKDGVWVCGFHEVKSLVFVLREILIRAQQAKSVNENKADKMGLLYNFLTSSQFKQQMEAIVEGFTSLKSELDREKRAMQRIWKERETQIEKVIGNTIDMYGSIKGIAGNAISPIQYLELPDADEK; this is encoded by the coding sequence ATGAAAACCAACCAAACCACCTGCCCCAATTGCGGCCATGTTTTCGATGCCGGCGAAGCCCTGCAAAAACACATGGAAATTGAGTTGCAAAAACGCATAGCCGAACAAGACAAAAGAAATAAAGCAGATATAGACGCCTACAAAAAGAGGCTATCGGAAGAAAAAGCCCTTTTCGAAAAGGAAGAAAAGAAAAAAATGTGGGCCATTGCCCAAACCGAGGCCCAAAAAAGAGCCGAAGAAAAAAACGCCGCAGAACTTACCGCCCTAAAGGAAGACAACAAAGCCAAGCAACAACTGATTCTCGATGCCCAGAAAAAAGAACTCGAACTGCTGAAAAAAGAGAACGAACTCAAGTTTCAGCAAGAGCAGATGCAGCTCAAACTGGAAAAGCAACTCTTGGAAAAAAGCAAGCTGATTGAAGAGCAAGCCAAAAAACAAAAGGACGAAGAGTTTGAGCTGGTGAAAAAAGAATATGAAAAGAAACTCGAGGTACAAATGAACCTCGTAAAAGAAATGCAACGCAAGGCCGAGCAAGGCAGCATGCAGCTACAAGGCGAAATACAAGAATTGGAAATCGAAGGCATTTTGCAAAGGGCTTTCCCATACGACCAAATCGAAGAGGTAAAAAAAGGCATTCGCGGAGCTGATGCCATCCAAACCGTAATCAATGAATTTGGGCAAACCTGCGGCAAAATAATTTTCGAAAGCAAACGCACACAGAATTGGGGTGGCGATTGGATCGACAAACTGAAAAACGACCAACGCGAAACAGGAGCCGAATTGGCCGTGCTCGTCACGCAGACCATGCCCAAAGACATGCAGAGATTTGGCGACAAAGACGGGGTGTGGGTGTGCGGCTTCCATGAAGTGAAAAGCCTGGTTTTCGTCCTGCGAGAAATCTTGATCCGTGCTCAACAGGCCAAATCCGTAAACGAAAACAAGGCCGACAAAATGGGCTTACTGTACAATTTTCTGACCAGCAGCCAGTTTAAGCAACAAATGGAAGCCATTGTAGAAGGTTTCACCAGTTTGAAATCCGAACTCGATCGAGAAAAAAGAGCCATGCAGCGTATCTGGAAAGAACGCGAGACACAGATCGAAAAAGTGATTGGAAACACCATCGACATGTACGGAAGCATCAAAGGCATTGCCGGAAATGCGATTTCTCCCATTCAATACCTCGAACTACCCGATGCAGATGAAAAATAA
- a CDS encoding (4Fe-4S)-binding protein: MDTKEYSNGEISILWKAEKCIHSGVCVRTLPEVYNPKARPWIKIENASSEELKEQVALCPSGALSIQ; this comes from the coding sequence ATGGACACAAAAGAATACAGCAACGGCGAAATAAGCATCCTTTGGAAAGCCGAGAAATGCATCCATTCGGGCGTTTGCGTGCGAACACTCCCGGAAGTATACAACCCAAAAGCCAGACCTTGGATAAAAATAGAAAACGCGTCGAGCGAAGAATTGAAAGAGCAAGTGGCCCTGTGCCCTTCGGGAGCACTGTCTATCCAGTAA
- a CDS encoding fumarylacetoacetate hydrolase family protein, whose product MKLIRFGEAGSEKPGIINASGEYVDVSAFGEDFNEAFLENNGLERLAAWLKDNEGSCPKVDAGVRLGPCISRPSKIICIGLNYAKHAQESGMEPPKEPLVFFKSTSAVCGPNDNVIIPKNSTKTDWEVELAIVIGKKASYISKEDARDYIAGYCLHNDYSEREFQLEKGGQWVKGKSNDTFAPLGPFLATKEDIADPHKLRLWLSLNGKVIQDSNTDDMIFDCDEIVSYLSNYMTLLPGDVISTGTPAGVGLGFNPQVFLKAGDVVELGIEGLGVQKQTAEAYSGK is encoded by the coding sequence ATGAAACTGATTCGATTCGGAGAAGCGGGCAGCGAAAAGCCCGGAATAATTAACGCCAGCGGCGAATATGTGGATGTCTCGGCTTTTGGCGAAGACTTCAACGAGGCCTTTCTTGAAAACAATGGCCTGGAAAGACTGGCCGCATGGCTAAAAGACAATGAGGGCAGCTGCCCCAAAGTGGATGCGGGCGTTCGCTTGGGACCGTGCATCAGCCGTCCATCGAAAATAATCTGCATTGGCTTAAATTACGCCAAACACGCCCAAGAGTCGGGCATGGAACCGCCAAAAGAACCTTTGGTATTCTTCAAATCCACCTCAGCAGTTTGCGGACCAAACGACAATGTAATTATCCCTAAAAACTCGACAAAAACAGATTGGGAGGTTGAACTTGCCATTGTGATTGGCAAAAAAGCTTCGTATATCAGCAAAGAAGATGCCCGCGATTACATTGCCGGATACTGCCTGCACAACGATTACAGCGAACGCGAATTTCAACTCGAAAAAGGCGGACAGTGGGTGAAAGGCAAATCCAACGATACATTTGCTCCACTCGGGCCCTTTTTGGCTACAAAAGAAGACATCGCCGATCCGCATAAATTGCGTTTGTGGTTGAGCCTGAACGGCAAGGTAATTCAAGATTCAAACACAGACGACATGATCTTCGATTGCGACGAAATCGTGAGCTACCTCAGCAATTACATGACCCTTTTGCCCGGCGATGTAATTTCAACAGGCACACCGGCCGGTGTCGGCCTTGGTTTCAATCCACAGGTTTTCCTAAAAGCAGGCGATGTGGTTGAACTGGGCATTGAAGGCCTTGGCGTGCAAAAACAAACTGCAGAAGCTTATAGCGGGAAGTAA
- a CDS encoding SDR family NAD(P)-dependent oxidoreductase, whose product MFRLDNKVAVVTGGASGIGLAISQAFAKQGATVHIFELNKELAQREADLIIASGGQAYCHTVDVSKQDQVRTAMDKITAKSKIDVLVNNAGIAHVGNAETTTEADLDKIYNVNIKGVYNCIHVLVPHFKQNGGGCIINMASVAATVAVPDRFAYSIAKGAVYTMTMQVARDYVRDGIRCNSISPARIHTPFVDGFLKNSYADRQEEMFKNLSDSQPIGRMGKPSEVAAMAVYLASDEAGFNTGTDYLVDGGFVKLNTP is encoded by the coding sequence ATGTTTAGACTGGACAACAAAGTAGCGGTAGTGACAGGCGGTGCAAGCGGCATCGGCTTGGCCATTTCTCAGGCCTTCGCCAAACAGGGGGCAACAGTACATATCTTCGAGCTCAACAAGGAGTTGGCTCAACGCGAAGCAGATCTTATCATCGCCTCTGGCGGACAGGCCTACTGTCATACAGTGGATGTGTCTAAACAGGATCAGGTACGAACGGCGATGGACAAAATCACTGCAAAAAGTAAAATCGACGTGCTGGTCAATAATGCGGGGATAGCCCATGTAGGCAATGCAGAAACCACCACCGAAGCCGACCTCGATAAAATCTACAATGTGAACATCAAAGGCGTGTACAATTGCATTCATGTACTTGTGCCGCACTTCAAGCAAAATGGTGGAGGGTGCATCATCAACATGGCCTCTGTGGCTGCCACGGTGGCCGTTCCCGATCGATTTGCCTATTCCATTGCGAAAGGAGCCGTGTACACCATGACCATGCAAGTAGCCCGCGACTATGTAAGAGACGGCATTCGCTGCAACAGCATTTCTCCGGCACGCATACACACGCCATTTGTCGATGGATTCTTGAAAAACTCCTATGCAGACAGACAAGAAGAGATGTTCAAAAACCTTTCGGACAGCCAACCCATTGGCCGTATGGGCAAACCTTCTGAAGTGGCGGCCATGGCCGTATATTTGGCATCGGACGAAGCCGGGTTCAATACTGGAACCGACTACCTCGTAGATGGCGGCTTCGTGAAACTCAACACCCCTTGA
- a CDS encoding enoyl-ACP reductase FabI translates to MSYGLLKGKKGIISGALDSNSIAWKTALKAHEEGAQIVLTNAPIAMRMGKINELAEQIGAEIVPADATSVEDIENLYAKSTEVLGGKMDFVLHSIGMSPNVRKGRDYGNLNYDWFLKSIDISALSFHKFMQVAEKLDALNEWASVVGLSYIAAQRTYPFYTDMADAKAVLESVARGFGYRLGKAKNIRVNTISQSPTQTTAGTGIGGFDAFFDFADKMSPLGNATAEECADYVVTLFSDLTRKVTMQNLYHDGGYSCTGISEEVIDMVRKNAGE, encoded by the coding sequence ATGTCTTACGGATTGCTGAAAGGTAAAAAAGGGATTATTTCTGGTGCTTTGGATAGTAATTCCATTGCTTGGAAAACCGCTTTGAAGGCTCATGAGGAAGGGGCTCAGATAGTTTTGACAAATGCCCCCATTGCTATGCGAATGGGCAAAATAAACGAATTGGCCGAGCAGATTGGAGCTGAAATCGTGCCTGCCGATGCCACTTCTGTAGAAGATATTGAGAATCTTTACGCCAAATCAACGGAAGTTTTGGGCGGGAAAATGGATTTTGTCCTGCATTCTATCGGGATGTCGCCCAACGTGCGTAAGGGCAGGGACTACGGCAACCTGAACTACGATTGGTTTTTGAAGAGTATCGATATCTCGGCTTTGTCTTTTCATAAGTTTATGCAAGTAGCCGAAAAGCTAGACGCTCTGAATGAATGGGCTTCTGTGGTGGGCTTGTCGTATATAGCTGCACAACGAACCTACCCATTCTATACCGACATGGCGGATGCGAAAGCCGTGCTTGAGTCGGTTGCTCGTGGTTTTGGCTATCGTTTGGGTAAGGCTAAAAATATCCGTGTGAATACCATTTCCCAATCGCCTACGCAAACTACTGCGGGTACGGGAATTGGCGGTTTCGATGCCTTTTTCGACTTTGCCGATAAAATGTCGCCTTTGGGTAATGCCACTGCGGAAGAGTGTGCCGATTATGTGGTGACTTTGTTCTCTGATCTCACCAGAAAGGTGACCATGCAAAATCTGTATCACGATGGTGGCTATTCTTGTACGGGTATTTCGGAAGAAGTGATTGATATGGTGCGTAAGAATGCGGGAGAATAA
- a CDS encoding dipeptidase, with protein MKRTLLLLALAPCLAFAQSKADKLAHKYIIADGHVDLPYRLKVKHFQLKKEYTGIPISTDEGDFDYTRAKAGGLDAPFMSIYIPSKFTPSEGKLLADSLINMVNFICEEKPTYFEVAKSPSDVRRIFKEGKIALPMGMENGSPIERLEDVAYFRKRGISYVTLTHAKPNQICDSSYDTTRLWQGLSPFGEKVVLELAKQGIMIDISHVSDSTFYDAARISPVPLLASHSSLRHFTPGFERNMSDDMLKVLKENGGVIMINFGSTFLDGEVTQTREKLRKELNEILEAKGLKMRDKEAKPLVEQFFKEHPEAYSDVEKVVDHIDRVVQIAGIDHVGLGSDFDGVGDSLPTGLKDVSGYPHIVAEMLKRGYSKKDIKKLGSDNVFRVWQATIDYAANH; from the coding sequence ATGAAAAGAACTCTACTCCTCCTTGCCCTTGCCCCCTGCTTGGCCTTTGCCCAAAGCAAAGCCGACAAGCTGGCCCACAAATACATTATTGCAGACGGCCACGTCGATCTTCCCTACCGATTGAAGGTAAAGCACTTTCAATTGAAGAAAGAATACACAGGAATACCCATATCTACAGACGAAGGCGACTTTGACTACACAAGAGCCAAAGCCGGCGGGCTCGACGCCCCCTTTATGTCGATATACATCCCTTCCAAATTCACGCCCAGCGAAGGCAAACTGCTCGCCGACAGCCTGATCAACATGGTAAACTTCATCTGCGAAGAAAAGCCTACGTATTTCGAAGTAGCCAAAAGCCCTTCGGACGTACGCCGCATTTTCAAAGAAGGCAAAATCGCCCTTCCCATGGGCATGGAAAACGGCTCCCCGATAGAACGCTTGGAAGATGTAGCCTATTTCAGAAAGCGAGGGATCAGCTACGTTACGCTCACCCACGCCAAGCCAAATCAAATTTGCGACTCTTCGTACGACACCACACGCCTATGGCAGGGCCTCAGCCCCTTCGGCGAAAAAGTGGTGCTCGAACTTGCCAAACAAGGCATAATGATCGACATCTCACACGTTTCAGACAGCACCTTTTACGATGCGGCACGAATCAGCCCAGTCCCTCTGCTGGCCTCGCACTCTTCTCTTCGCCATTTCACGCCGGGCTTTGAACGGAACATGAGCGACGACATGCTGAAAGTACTCAAAGAAAACGGAGGAGTAATTATGATCAATTTCGGCTCTACTTTTCTAGACGGAGAAGTGACCCAAACCCGTGAAAAACTCCGAAAAGAACTGAACGAAATCTTGGAAGCAAAGGGACTGAAAATGCGGGACAAAGAGGCCAAACCCCTAGTCGAGCAGTTTTTCAAAGAACACCCAGAAGCGTATAGCGATGTAGAAAAAGTGGTAGATCACATAGACAGGGTTGTGCAGATTGCCGGAATAGATCATGTAGGGCTGGGCTCAGACTTCGATGGCGTAGGCGACTCCCTGCCCACAGGACTAAAAGACGTATCGGGCTACCCACACATTGTGGCCGAAATGCTGAAGCGAGGCTATTCGAAAAAAGACATCAAGAAATTAGGTTCCGACAACGTGTTCCGCGTATGGCAAGCGACGATCGATTACGCTGCCAACCATTAA